A window of Ictidomys tridecemlineatus isolate mIctTri1 chromosome 1, mIctTri1.hap1, whole genome shotgun sequence contains these coding sequences:
- the Setd9 gene encoding SET domain-containing protein 9 isoform X1 has translation MTGRLLRGLWQRWRRYKYRFVPWIALNLSHNPRTLRYVPEESKDKIISDEDVLGTLLKVFQALFLNDFHKQSDILTILPEPVKSKYQDLLAVQYQRVNLLENKHQQQNIFKPEEILYKTLGFSVARATSSLISAGRGVFVTKGLVPKGAVVSMYPGTVYQKYEPIFFQSIGNPFIFRCLDGVLIDGNDKGISKVVYRSCNGRDRLGPLKMSDSTWLTSEIHNPLAIGQYVNNCSNDRAANVCYQEFDVPAVFPVELKQYLPNIAYSYEKQSPLRCVVLIALRDIEQGEELFSNYYTIVS, from the exons ATGACGGGCCGCCTGCTGCGGGGCCTGTGGCAGCGATGGCGCCGTTACAAGTACCGCTTCGTTCCCTGGATCGCGCTGAACTTAAGCCACAACCCGAG GACTCTTCGATATGTTCCAGAGGAATCCAAAGACAAAATTATCTCAGATGAAGATGTCCTAGGAACATTACTGAAAGTTTTCCAGGCACTATTCTTAAATGATTTCCATAAACAATCAGATATCTTGACTATCCTTCCAGAACCCGTTAAGTCAAAATATCAAGACCTGCTGGCAGTTCAGTATCAAAGGGTGAATCTACTTGAAAAcaaacatcaacagcaaaatatcTTTAAACCAGAAGAAATTCTTTATAAGACATTGGGTTTCAGTGTTGCTCGAGCAACTAGCTCACTGATTTCTGCGGGAAGAGGTGTCTTCGTTACTAAAGGATTGGTACCAAAAGGCGCAGTTGTATCTATGTATCCTG GTACAGTATATCAAAAGTATGAGCCAATCTTTTTCCAGTCCATTGGAAATCCATTCATTTTTAGATGCCTGGATGGGGTACTCATTGATGGAAATGACAAAGGGATATCAAAGGTTGTGTACAG ATCTTGTAATGGAAGAGATCGACTTGGACCTTTAAAAATGAGTGATAGTACATGGCTAACATCAGAAATTCATAATCCACTGGCCATCGGACAGTATGTCAACAATTGTTCAAATG ACAGAGCAGCTAATGTCTGTTATCAGGAATTTGATGTGCCTGCAGTTTTCCCTGTAGAACTGAAGCAGTATCTTCCAAACATTGCTTACAGTTATGAAAAACAAAG ccCACTTCGATGTGTTGTTCTTATTGCACTTAGGGATATTGAGCAAGGAGAAGAGCTTTTTTCAAACTACTACACAATTGTCAGCTAA
- the Setd9 gene encoding SET domain-containing protein 9 isoform X2: MTGRLLRGLWQRWRRYKYRFVPWIALNLSHNPRTLRYVPEESKDKIISDEDVLGTLLKVFQALFLNDFHKQSDILTILPEPVKSKYQDLLAVQYQRVNLLENKHQQQNIFKPEEILYKTLGFSVARATSSLISAGRGVFVTKGLVPKGAVVSMYPGTVYQKYEPIFFQSIGNPFIFRCLDGVLIDGNDKGISKVVYRSCNGRDRLGPLKMSDSTWLTSEIHNPLAIGQYVNNCSNAHFDVLFLLHLGILSKEKSFFQTTTQLSANLAS, from the exons ATGACGGGCCGCCTGCTGCGGGGCCTGTGGCAGCGATGGCGCCGTTACAAGTACCGCTTCGTTCCCTGGATCGCGCTGAACTTAAGCCACAACCCGAG GACTCTTCGATATGTTCCAGAGGAATCCAAAGACAAAATTATCTCAGATGAAGATGTCCTAGGAACATTACTGAAAGTTTTCCAGGCACTATTCTTAAATGATTTCCATAAACAATCAGATATCTTGACTATCCTTCCAGAACCCGTTAAGTCAAAATATCAAGACCTGCTGGCAGTTCAGTATCAAAGGGTGAATCTACTTGAAAAcaaacatcaacagcaaaatatcTTTAAACCAGAAGAAATTCTTTATAAGACATTGGGTTTCAGTGTTGCTCGAGCAACTAGCTCACTGATTTCTGCGGGAAGAGGTGTCTTCGTTACTAAAGGATTGGTACCAAAAGGCGCAGTTGTATCTATGTATCCTG GTACAGTATATCAAAAGTATGAGCCAATCTTTTTCCAGTCCATTGGAAATCCATTCATTTTTAGATGCCTGGATGGGGTACTCATTGATGGAAATGACAAAGGGATATCAAAGGTTGTGTACAG ATCTTGTAATGGAAGAGATCGACTTGGACCTTTAAAAATGAGTGATAGTACATGGCTAACATCAGAAATTCATAATCCACTGGCCATCGGACAGTATGTCAACAATTGTTCAAATG ccCACTTCGATGTGTTGTTCTTATTGCACTTAGGGATATTGAGCAAGGAGAAGAGCTTTTTTCAAACTACTACACAATTGTCAGCTAACTTGGCGAGTTAG